In Streptomyces chartreusis, the following proteins share a genomic window:
- a CDS encoding sensor histidine kinase produces the protein MSVRVKLTLSYAGFVMLAGVLLLAAVWVSLLEYVPDDWDRRMLYENPNRQLLLRTFAPTAAAVMAFLLVFGLLGGWFLAGRVLAPLSRITDATRLATNGSLSHRIRLPGRKDEFRELADAFDTMLARLEAHVAEQQRFAANASHELRTPLAISKSLIDVARADPDPDTGKLMDRLHAVNTRAIDLTEALLLLSRAEQRSFTREPVDLSLLAEEATETLLPLAEKHGVSIETSGDVAPTDGSQALLLQLTMNLLHNAIVHNLPERGIVWVMTRVRPETVVLTVENTGEELTPQLISTLTEPFRRGTERIHTDHAGVGLGLAIVKTITQAHDGTLTLTPRPTGGIRIAVELPATAPRAEDR, from the coding sequence TTGAGCGTTCGCGTCAAACTCACCCTCAGCTATGCCGGGTTCGTCATGCTCGCCGGTGTCCTGCTGCTGGCCGCCGTATGGGTGTCCCTCCTGGAATACGTCCCGGACGACTGGGACCGGCGAATGCTGTACGAGAATCCCAACCGCCAACTCCTTCTGCGCACCTTCGCCCCCACGGCCGCCGCCGTGATGGCCTTTCTGCTGGTCTTTGGTCTCCTGGGCGGATGGTTCCTCGCCGGCCGCGTCCTCGCCCCCTTGAGCCGTATCACCGATGCCACCCGCCTGGCCACGAACGGATCGCTCTCCCACCGAATCCGGCTACCGGGCCGCAAGGACGAATTCCGCGAACTCGCCGACGCCTTCGACACGATGCTCGCGCGGCTCGAAGCGCATGTCGCCGAACAGCAGAGATTCGCGGCCAACGCCTCTCACGAATTGCGTACCCCGCTAGCGATCTCGAAGTCGTTGATCGACGTGGCGCGCGCCGATCCGGACCCCGACACCGGCAAGCTCATGGACCGCCTCCATGCGGTGAACACCCGGGCGATCGACCTGACCGAGGCACTGCTCCTGCTCAGCCGCGCCGAGCAGCGGTCCTTCACCCGCGAACCCGTCGACCTCTCCCTCCTCGCGGAGGAAGCCACCGAGACACTCCTCCCCCTCGCGGAAAAGCACGGCGTCAGCATCGAGACGAGCGGCGACGTCGCGCCCACGGACGGCTCACAAGCGCTGCTGCTGCAACTGACCATGAACCTCCTGCACAACGCGATCGTCCACAACCTGCCCGAGCGGGGCATCGTATGGGTCATGACCCGCGTCCGCCCCGAGACCGTGGTGCTCACCGTCGAGAACACGGGCGAAGAGCTCACCCCACAGCTGATCTCGACGCTCACCGAACCGTTCCGGCGCGGCACCGAACGCATCCACACCGACCACGCGGGTGTCGGCCTCGGCCTGGCCATCGTGAAGACCATC
- a CDS encoding M15 family metallopeptidase: MTGSMPRTSRLPGTSSRRIVRLLLGEPRGPLGEADGAVPDGVTVFDGVEFYVSSGWRSPEYQDQLLREAVAEYGSEDEAARWVATATTSPHVAGDAVDIGRSDATEWLSRHGAEHGLCQIYRNEPWHYELRTEAIEHGCPRMYADPTQDPRMQQ; this comes from the coding sequence TTGACTGGCAGCATGCCTCGAACCTCACGATTACCAGGAACATCGTCCCGCCGGATCGTCCGGCTGCTCCTTGGTGAGCCCCGAGGTCCGCTCGGTGAAGCGGACGGTGCCGTCCCTGACGGCGTGACGGTGTTCGACGGCGTCGAGTTCTACGTCAGCAGCGGCTGGCGTTCCCCGGAGTACCAGGATCAGCTTCTCCGTGAGGCGGTCGCCGAATACGGGTCCGAGGACGAGGCCGCCCGATGGGTGGCAACCGCGACCACATCTCCGCACGTGGCGGGGGACGCGGTCGACATCGGGCGTTCCGACGCGACGGAGTGGCTGTCCCGGCACGGCGCCGAGCACGGGCTGTGCCAGATCTACCGAAACGAACCCTGGCACTACGAACTGCGTACCGAGGCGATCGAGCACGGCTGCCCGCGTATGTATGCCGACCCCACCCAGGACCCGAGGATGCAGCAGTGA
- a CDS encoding response regulator transcription factor, whose product MRVLIVEDEPYLAEAIRDGLRLEAVAADIAGDGDSALELLSVNAYDIAVLDRDIPGPSGDEVAKRIVASGSGMPILMLTAADRLDDKASGFELGADDYLTKPFELRELALRLRALDRRRAHSRPPVREIAGLRLDPFRREVYRDGRYVALTRKQFAVLEVLVAAEGGVVSAEELLERAWDENADPFTNAVRITVSALRKRLGEPWLIATVPGVGYRIETTSQAGNEGTDGG is encoded by the coding sequence ATGCGCGTGCTGATCGTCGAGGACGAGCCCTATCTGGCGGAGGCCATCCGCGACGGCCTACGTCTGGAGGCCGTCGCGGCCGACATCGCGGGCGACGGCGACTCCGCCCTGGAATTGCTGAGCGTCAACGCCTACGACATCGCCGTCCTCGACCGTGACATCCCCGGACCGTCCGGTGACGAGGTCGCCAAACGCATCGTCGCCTCCGGCAGCGGCATGCCGATCCTCATGCTCACCGCGGCCGACCGTCTCGACGACAAGGCCTCCGGTTTCGAGCTGGGCGCCGACGACTACCTCACGAAACCCTTCGAACTCCGGGAGCTCGCGCTCAGGCTCCGGGCACTCGACCGCAGACGCGCCCACAGCAGGCCGCCCGTGCGCGAGATCGCGGGTCTGCGGCTCGATCCGTTCCGCAGGGAGGTCTACCGGGACGGCCGCTACGTCGCACTCACCAGGAAGCAATTCGCCGTACTGGAAGTCCTCGTCGCCGCCGAAGGCGGTGTCGTCAGCGCCGAAGAGCTCTTGGAGCGGGCGTGGGACGAGAACGCCGACCCGTTCACCAACGCCGTCCGCATCACGGTCTCGGCATTGCGCAAACGGCTCGGCGAACCCTGGCTGATCGCCACGGTGCCGGGCGTCGGCTACCGCATCGAAACCACGTCGCAGGCCGGAAACGAGGGAACAGACGGTGGATAG